The following proteins come from a genomic window of Gallus gallus isolate bGalGal1 chromosome 22, bGalGal1.mat.broiler.GRCg7b, whole genome shotgun sequence:
- the ANK1 gene encoding ankyrin-1 isoform X16, with the protein MWSFLVQLLIVVVLLAFFLVSCQNVLYIVRGSVRFLLNHAHRELDKELGESQGLADDEESLSTRVVRRRVLVKGNEVLHLPGEHVTEEQFTDEQGNIITKKVIRKVVHQLDLDTDDRKEHEDLILEGSLQEPQDLEAEADHFMYSILQRDGLGAKDLTSTPNH; encoded by the exons ATGTGGTCTTTCCTGGTCCAGCTGCTGATTGTCGTGGTGCTGCTGGCCTTCTTCCTGGTCAGCTGCCAGAATGTCCTGTACATCGTCAGGGGCTCTGTGCGCTTCCTGCTCAATCATGCGCACCGTGAGCTGGACAAGGAGCTCGGGGAGAGCCAGGGGCTGGCGGACGACGAGGAGTCTCTCTCTACCAGAGTCGTCCGCCGGCGTGTCCTTGTGAAG GGCAACGAAGTCCTCCATCTCCCTGGGGAGCATGTGACTGAGGAGCAGTTCACAGATGAACAAGGCAATATAATCACCAAGAAG GTCATCCGGAAAGTGGTGCATCAGTTGGACCTCGACACGGATGACAGGAAGGAGCATGAGGACTTGATTCTGGAGGGCTCCCTGCAGGAGCCCCAAGACCTGGAGGCAGAGGCTGATCACTTCATGTACTCCATCCTACAGCGGGACGGTCTGGGGGCCAAG GATCTCACCTCAACACCAAACCACTGA
- the ANK1 gene encoding ankyrin-1 isoform X15 has translation MWSFLVQLLIVVVLLAFFLVSCQNVLYIVRGSVRFLLNHAHRELDKELGESQGLADDEESLSTRVVRRRVLVKGNEVLHLPGEHVTEEQFTDEQGNIITKKVIRKVVHQLDLDTDDRKEHEDLILEGSLQEPQDLEAEADHFMYSILQRDGLGAKEEVQVRVPKLEVSGSRMGAQIVKRASLKRGKH, from the exons ATGTGGTCTTTCCTGGTCCAGCTGCTGATTGTCGTGGTGCTGCTGGCCTTCTTCCTGGTCAGCTGCCAGAATGTCCTGTACATCGTCAGGGGCTCTGTGCGCTTCCTGCTCAATCATGCGCACCGTGAGCTGGACAAGGAGCTCGGGGAGAGCCAGGGGCTGGCGGACGACGAGGAGTCTCTCTCTACCAGAGTCGTCCGCCGGCGTGTCCTTGTGAAG GGCAACGAAGTCCTCCATCTCCCTGGGGAGCATGTGACTGAGGAGCAGTTCACAGATGAACAAGGCAATATAATCACCAAGAAG GTCATCCGGAAAGTGGTGCATCAGTTGGACCTCGACACGGATGACAGGAAGGAGCATGAGGACTTGATTCTGGAGGGCTCCCTGCAGGAGCCCCAAGACCTGGAGGCAGAGGCTGATCACTTCATGTACTCCATCCTACAGCGGGACGGTCTGGGGGCCAAG GAGGAGGTGCAAGTGCGTGTCCCAAAACTGGAAGTCTCCGGGAGCAGGATGGGGGCTCAGATAGTGAAACGAGCCAGTCTGAAAAGGGGGAAGCATTGA